A part of Pristiophorus japonicus isolate sPriJap1 chromosome 15, sPriJap1.hap1, whole genome shotgun sequence genomic DNA contains:
- the LOC139281257 gene encoding ADP-ribose pyrophosphatase, mitochondrial-like isoform X1: MSMLCTAIVCCIWIRHSACLARSSWYLPAPDTVCPATCRSMIHVKARSSPYPGSQVQRFPVADGQVSWSVAWPEYQPVDYTAASVRAGPEWADPDFRKEGRAEHGPRFNALDGRIDRRSFLGLYELDEDKLPRNPMGRTGITSRGLLGKWGPNHAADPIITRWKREGDEKVIHELSGKPILQFVAIKRKDCGEWAIPGGMVDDGELVSTTLMREFGEEALDSLTASGPEKDRLRVLFKTIFSKEMAREVFAGYVDDPRNTDSAWMETVAANFHDDAGDSVGQLDLHAGDDAKHVQWSDIGQDLQLYATHSNFMKSVAELWDAHW, from the exons TGCCTGCCTCGCCCGGTCCAGTTGGTACCTGCCTGCACCGGACACGGTGTGCCCTGCCACGTGTCGCAGCATGATTCATGTCAAGGCGCGAAGCTCGCCCTACCCGGGGTCACAAGTTCAGCGTTTCCCTGTCGCTGACGGCCAGGTCAGCTGGAGCGTGGCGTGGCCCGAATATCAGCCAGTGGACTATACAGCGGCTTCTGTCCGTGCTGGGCCCGAATGGGCAGACCCCGACTTCAG GAAGGAAGGGCGAGCGGAACATGGTCCGCGATTCAACGCACTGGATGGCAGAATCGACCGGCGGAGCTTCCTGGGTTTGTACGAGCTGGACGAGGATAAGCTGCCTCG GAATCCAATGGGAAGAACGGGAATCACTTCTCGAGGACTGCTGGGAAAGTGGGGGCCGAACCACGCGGCTGATCCCATTATCACACG gtggaagagagagggagacgagAAGGTGATTCACGAGCTGTCCGGCAAACCCATTCTGCAGTTCGTGGCGATAAAGCGGAAGGACTGTGGGGAATGGGCGATTCCCGGG GGAATGGTGGACGATGGCGAGCTCGTGTCGACGACCCTGATGCGCGAGTTCGGCGAAGAAGCCCTCGATTCTCTGACTGCCTCCGGCCCCGAGAAGGATCGTCTGAGAGTACTGTTCAAAACCATCTTCAGCAAGGAGATGGCCAGGGAG GTGTTTGCAGGATACGTGGATGATCCGCGGAACACCGACAGCGCCTGGATGGAGACAGTGGCCGCCAACTTCCACGATGACGCAG GGGACAGTGTGGGACAGCTGGATCTACATGCGGGGGACGACGCTAAGCACGTCCAGTGGTCTGACATTGGGCAGGACCTGCAGCTCTACGCCACCCACTCCAACTTCATGAAGAGCGTTGCCGAGCTCTGGGACGCCCATTGGTAG
- the LOC139281257 gene encoding ADP-ribose pyrophosphatase, mitochondrial-like isoform X2: MIHVKARSSPYPGSQVQRFPVADGQVSWSVAWPEYQPVDYTAASVRAGPEWADPDFRKEGRAEHGPRFNALDGRIDRRSFLGLYELDEDKLPRNPMGRTGITSRGLLGKWGPNHAADPIITRWKREGDEKVIHELSGKPILQFVAIKRKDCGEWAIPGGMVDDGELVSTTLMREFGEEALDSLTASGPEKDRLRVLFKTIFSKEMAREVFAGYVDDPRNTDSAWMETVAANFHDDAGDSVGQLDLHAGDDAKHVQWSDIGQDLQLYATHSNFMKSVAELWDAHW; this comes from the exons ATGATTCATGTCAAGGCGCGAAGCTCGCCCTACCCGGGGTCACAAGTTCAGCGTTTCCCTGTCGCTGACGGCCAGGTCAGCTGGAGCGTGGCGTGGCCCGAATATCAGCCAGTGGACTATACAGCGGCTTCTGTCCGTGCTGGGCCCGAATGGGCAGACCCCGACTTCAG GAAGGAAGGGCGAGCGGAACATGGTCCGCGATTCAACGCACTGGATGGCAGAATCGACCGGCGGAGCTTCCTGGGTTTGTACGAGCTGGACGAGGATAAGCTGCCTCG GAATCCAATGGGAAGAACGGGAATCACTTCTCGAGGACTGCTGGGAAAGTGGGGGCCGAACCACGCGGCTGATCCCATTATCACACG gtggaagagagagggagacgagAAGGTGATTCACGAGCTGTCCGGCAAACCCATTCTGCAGTTCGTGGCGATAAAGCGGAAGGACTGTGGGGAATGGGCGATTCCCGGG GGAATGGTGGACGATGGCGAGCTCGTGTCGACGACCCTGATGCGCGAGTTCGGCGAAGAAGCCCTCGATTCTCTGACTGCCTCCGGCCCCGAGAAGGATCGTCTGAGAGTACTGTTCAAAACCATCTTCAGCAAGGAGATGGCCAGGGAG GTGTTTGCAGGATACGTGGATGATCCGCGGAACACCGACAGCGCCTGGATGGAGACAGTGGCCGCCAACTTCCACGATGACGCAG GGGACAGTGTGGGACAGCTGGATCTACATGCGGGGGACGACGCTAAGCACGTCCAGTGGTCTGACATTGGGCAGGACCTGCAGCTCTACGCCACCCACTCCAACTTCATGAAGAGCGTTGCCGAGCTCTGGGACGCCCATTGGTAG